The following proteins are encoded in a genomic region of Porphyrobacter sp. CACIAM 03H1:
- a CDS encoding glutathione peroxidase → MTTIADFTVTTNRGETLDLADKLGTVLLVVNTASKCGFTPQYDGLEKLYQTYKDRGFEVLGFPCNQFGAQEPGNADEIAEFCKVNFGVTFPLMAKIDVNGANASPLYDWMKSEKKGLMGSTSIKWNFTKFLIGRDGKVVKRYGPTDTPAAIARDIEALL, encoded by the coding sequence ATGACCACGATTGCCGATTTCACCGTCACCACCAACCGGGGCGAGACGCTCGATCTCGCGGACAAGCTCGGCACAGTGCTGCTGGTGGTCAATACCGCCAGCAAGTGCGGCTTCACCCCGCAATATGACGGGCTGGAGAAGCTCTACCAGACCTACAAGGACCGCGGCTTCGAGGTGCTCGGCTTCCCCTGCAACCAGTTCGGCGCGCAGGAGCCGGGCAATGCCGACGAGATCGCCGAGTTCTGCAAGGTCAATTTTGGCGTCACCTTCCCGCTGATGGCCAAGATCGACGTCAACGGCGCCAATGCCTCGCCGCTCTACGATTGGATGAAGTCGGAGAAGAAGGGGCTGATGGGCTCGACCTCGATCAAGTGGAACTTCACCAAGTTTCTGATCGGCCGCGACGGCAAGGTGGTGAAGCGTTACGGCCCGACCGACACGCCCGCGGCGATCGCCAGAGACATCGAGGCGCTGCTCTAG